The following coding sequences are from one Sciurus carolinensis chromosome 11, mSciCar1.2, whole genome shotgun sequence window:
- the Cxcr5 gene encoding C-X-C chemokine receptor type 5, translating to MNYPLTLDMDLINYNLEDLYKEFANYNDSTETPLPESHFCSTEEGPLLTSFKAVFMPVAYSLIFLLGMMGNILVLVILERHRQTRSSTETFLFHLAVADLLLVFILPFAIAEGFVGWVLGTSLCKIVIALHKINFYCSSLLLACIAVDRYLAIVHAVHAYRHRRLLSIHITCATIWLAGFLFALPEMLFAKVSQPHSNDSLPRCTFSQENQAETNAWFTSRFLYHVGGFLLPMLVMGWCYVGVVHRLCQAQRRPQRQKAVRVAILVTSIFFLCWSPYHIVIFLDTLARLKAVGNSCELNGSLPVAITMCEFLGLAHCCLNPMLYTFAGVKFRSDLSRLLTKLGCTGPASLCQLFPSWRKSSLSESENATSLTTF from the coding sequence TACAAGGAGTTTGCCAACTACAATGACAGCACAGAGACCCCCCTACCGGAAAGTCACTTCTGCTCCACAGAAGAGGGGCCCCTACTGACCTCCTTCAAGGCTGTGTTCATGCCTGTGGCCTACAGCCTCATTTTCCTCCTGGGCATGATGGGCAACATCCTGGTGCTGGTGATCCTCGAGCGGCACCGTCAGACGCGCAGCTCCACGGAGACCTTCCTGTTCCACCTGGCTGTGGCTGACCTCCTGCTAGTCTTCATCCTGCCCTTTGCTATAGCCGAAGGCTTTGTGGGCTGGGTCCTGGGGACCTCCCTCTGCAAAATTGTGATTGCTCTGCACAAGATCAACTTCTACTGCAGCAGCCTGCTCCTAGCCTGCATCGCCGTGGACCGTTACCTGGCCATTGTTCATGCCGTCCACGCCTACCGTCACCGCCGCCTCCTCTCCATCCATATCACCTGCGCAACCATCTGGCTGGCGGGCTTCCTCTTCGCTTTGCCAGAGATGCTTTTTGCCAAGGTCAGCCAACCCCACAGCAATGACTCCCTACCACGTTGCACCTTCTCCCAGGAGAACCAAGCTGAGACCAATGCCTGGTTCACCTCCCGCTTCCTCTACCATGTTGGGGGCTTTCTGCTGCCAATGCTGGTGATGGGCTGGTGCTACGTGGGGGTGGTGCACAGACTGTGCCAAGCCCAGAGGCGCCCTCAGCGACAGAAAGCAGTCAGGGTGGCCATCTTAGTGACAAGCATCTTCTTTCTCTGCTGGTCACCCTACCACATTGTCATCTTCCTGGACACCCTGGCCAGACTGAAGGCCGTGGGCAACAGCTGTGAACTGAATGGCTCTCTCCCCGTGGCCATCACCATGTGTGAGTTCCTGGGCCTGGCCCACTGCTGCCTCAACCCCATGCTCTACACCTTCGCTGGCGTGAAGTTCCGCAGTGACCTGTCTCGACTTCTGACCAAGCTAGGTTGTACCGGCCCTGCTTCTCTGTGCCAGCTCTTCCCTAGCTGGCGCAAGAGCAGTCTGTCTGAGTCAGAGAATGCCACCTCCCTCACCACCTTCTAG
- the Bcl9l gene encoding B-cell CLL/lymphoma 9-like protein isoform X2: MHPENKLTNHGKTGNGGAQSQHQNVNQGPTCNLGSKGVGAGSHGAKANQISPSNSSLKNPQAGVPPFSSLKGKVKRERSVSVDSGEQREAGTPSLDSEAKEVAPRSKRRCVLERKQPYSGDEWCSGPDSEEDDKPIGATHNCNVADPAMAAPQLGPGQTAQLPLSESSAPGPPHGPPPGLRPDASGGGGGGVPGKPPSQFVYVFTTHLANTAAEAVLQGRADSILAYHQQNVPRAKLDQAPKVPPTPEPLPLSTPSAGTPQSQPPPLPPPPPPAPGSAPPALPPEGPPEDTNQDLAPNSVGAASTGGGTGGTHPNTPTAATTNNPLPPGGDPSSAPGPALLGEAAPTGNGQRSLVGSEGLSKEQLEHRERSLQTLRDIERLLLRSGETEPFLKGPPGAAGEGGPPAQAPPAPQQPPTAPPSGLKKYEEPLQSMISQTQSLGGPPLEHEVPGHPPGGDMGQQMNMMMQRLGQDSLTPEQVAWRKLQEEYYEEKRRKEEQIGLHGGRPLQDMMGMGGMMVRGPPPPYHSKPGDQWPPGMGAQLRGPMDVQDPMQLRGGPPFPGPRFPGNQMQRVPGFGGMQSMPMEVPMNAMQRPVRPGMGWTEDLPPMGGPSNFAQNAVPYPGGQGEAERFMTPRVREELLRHQLLEKRSMGMQRPLGMAGSNMGQSMEMERMMQAHRQMDPAMFPGQMSGGEGLAGTPIGMEFGGGRGLLSPPMAQSGLREVDPPMGPGNLNMNMNVNMNMNMNLNVQMTPQQQMLMSQKMRGPGDMMGPQGLSPEEMARVRAQNSSGMMGGPQKMLMPSQFPNQGQQGFSGGQAPYQAMPQDMGNTQDMFSPDQSSMPMGTVGTTRLSHMPLPPASNPPPGSVHSAPNRGLGRRPSDLTISINQMGSPGMGHLKSPTLSQVHSPLVTSPSANLKSPQTPSQMVPLPSANPPGPLKSPQVLSSSLNVRSPTGSPSRLKSPSMAVPSPGWVASPKTAMPSPGVSQNKQPPLNMNSSSTLGNMEQGALPPSGPRSSSSAPPANPPSGLMNPSLPFTSSPDPTPSQNPLSLMMSQMSKYAMPSSTPLYHNAIKTIATSDDELLPDRPLLPPPPPPQGSGPGISNNQPNQMHLNSAAAQSPMGMNLPGQQPLSHEPPPTMLPSPTPLGSNIPLHPNAQATGGPPQNSMMIAPGGPDSLSAPCGPVPSSSQMMPFPPRLQQPHGAMAPAAGGGGGPGLQQHYPSGMPLPPEDLPTQPPGPMPSQQHLMGKGMAGRMGDAYPPGVLPGVASVLNDPELSEVIRPTPTGIPEFDLSRIIPSEKPSSTLQYFPKSENQPPKAQPPNLHLMNLQNMMAEQTPSRPPNLPGQQGVQRGLNMSMCHPGQMSLLGRTGVPPQQGMVPHGLHQGVMSPPQGLMTQQNFMLMKQRGVGGEVYSQPPHMLSPQGSLMGPPPQQNLMVSHPLRQRSVSLDSQMGYLPAPGSMANLPF, encoded by the exons ATGCACCCAGAAAATAAATTGACCAATCATGGCAAGACAGGGAATGGCGGGGCCCAATCCCAGCACCAGAATGTGAACCAAGGACCCACCTGCAACCTGGGCTCGAAGGGCGTGGGGGCGGGGAGCCATGGGGCCAAAGCCAACCAGATCTCACCTAGCAACTCAAGTCTGAAGAACCCCCAAGCAGGGGTGCCCCCTTTCAGCTCCCTCAAAGGCAAGGTGAAGCGGGAGCGGAGCGTGTCTGTGGACTCTGGAGAGCAGCGGGAGGCTGGGACCCCATCCCTGGATTCAGAGGCCAAAG AGGTGGCACCCCGGAGTAAGCGGCGCTGTGTCCTGGAGCGGAAGCAGCCATACAGCGGGGACGAATGGTGCTCTGGACCTGACAGCGAAGAGGATGACAAGCCCATTGGGGCCACCCACA ATTGTAATGTAGCAGACCCAGCCATGGCGGCCCCACAGCTGGGTCCTGGCCAAACTGCCCAACTGCCCCTCAGTGAGAGCAGTGCACCAGGCCCTCCACATGGCCCCCCACCAGGCCTTCGTCCTGATGcctctgggggtgggggcgggggcgtCCCTGGAAAGCCCCCCTCGCAGTTCGTGTATGTCTTCACCACACACCTGGCCAACAC GGCTGCGGAGGCGGTGTTGCAGGGCCGGGCAGACTCCATCCTCGCCTACCACCAGCAGAACGTGCCCCGGGCCAAGCTTGACCAG GCCCCCAAAGTGCCACCCACCCCAGAACCGCTGCCCCTGAGCACACCGTCAGCAGGTACCCCACAGTCCCAGCCACCTCCACTGCCGCCTccaccacccccagcccctggcagtgCACCCCCTGCTCTGCCCCCGGAGGGACCTCCTGAGGACACCAATCAGGACCTGGCCCCCAACTCAGTGGGAGCTGCCAGCACAGGTGGTGGGACCGGGGGCACCCACCCTAACACCCCGACGGCTGCCACCACGAACAACCCTCTGCCTCCCGGAGGAGACCCCAGCAGTGCCCCAGGCCCCGCCCTGCTGGGGGAGGCTGCACCCACCGGCAATGGGCAGCGCAGCCTGGTGGGCTCCGAGGGCCTGTCCAAAGAGCAACTGGAGCATCGTGAGCGTTCCCTGCAGACGCTGAGAGACATTGAGAGGCTGCTGCTCCGCAGCGGAGAGACTGAGCCCTTCCTCAAGGGGCCCCCAGGAGCAGCCGGCGAGGGGGGCCCACCAGCACAAGCCCCTCCTGCCCCCCAGCAGCCACCCACAGCCCCTCCCAGTGGGCTAAAGAAATATGAGGAGCCCTTGCAGTCCATGATTTCACAGACACAGAGCCTCGGAGGTCCACCACTGGAGCATGAAGTGCCTGGGCACCCCCCAGGAGGGGACATGGGGCAGCAGATGAACATGATGATGCAGAGGCTAGGCCAAGATAGCCTGACGCCCGAGCAGGTGGCGTGGCGGAAGCTGCAGGAAGAGTACTATGAGGAGAAGCGGCGGAAAGAGGAGCAGATTGGACTGCATGGGGGCCGCCCTCTGCAGGACATGATGGGCATGGGAGGCATGATGGTGAGGGGGCCCCCGCCTCCCTACCACAGCAAGCCTGGGGACCAGTGGCCACCTGGAATGGGCGCACAGCTGCGGGGGCCTATGGATGTCCAAGATCCCATGCAGCTTCGGGGCGGACCTCCCTTCCCTGGTCCCCGTTTCCCAGGCAACCAGATGCAACGGGTACCTGGGTTTGGGGGCATGCAGAGTATGCCCATGGAGGTGCCCATGAACGCCATGCAGAGGCCTGTGAGGCCAGGCATGGGCTGGACTGAAGACTTGCCCCCTATGGGGGGACCCAGCAATTTTGCCCAGAATGCTGTGCCCTACCCAGGTGGGCAGGGTGAGGCGGAGCGATTCATGACCCCTCGGGTTCGGGAGGAGCTGCTGCGGCACCAGTTGCTGGAGAAGCGATCGATGGGCATGCAGCGGCCCCTTGGCATGGCCGGCAGCAACATGGGGCAAAGCATGGAGATGGAGCGAATGATGCAAGCACATCGACAGATGGATCCTGCCATGTTTCCTGGGCAGATGTCTGGTGGCGAGGGCCTGGCAGGAACACCCATCGGCATGGAGTTTGGTGGAGGTCGGGGCCTCCTGAGCCCCCCCATGGCGCAATCTGGGCTGAGGGAGGTGGACCCACCCATGGGGCCAGGCAACCTCAACATGAACATGAACGTGAACATGAACATGAACATGAACCTGAACGTGCAGATGACCCCGCAGCAGCAAATGTTGATGTCGCAGAAGATGCGGGGTCCTGGGGACATGATGGGGCCTCAGGGCCTCAGTCCTGAGGAGATGGCCCGGGTTCGGGCTCAGAATAGCAGTGGCATGATGGGCGGCCCACAGAAGATGTTAATGCCTTCACAGTTTCCCAACCAGGGCCAGCAGGGATTCTCTGGGGGCCAGGCACCCTACCAAGCCATGCCCCAGGACATGGGCAACACCCAAGACATGTTCAGCCCTGACCAGAGCTCAATGCCCATGGGCACTGTGGGCACCACTCGGCTCAGCCACATGCCTCTGCCCCCTGCATCCAATCCTCCTCCTGGGTCTGTGCATTCAGCCCCCAATCGGGGACTGGGCAGACGGCCTTCAGACCTCACCATCAGTATTAATCAGATGGGCTCGCCAGGGATGGGGCACCTGAAGTCACCTACTCTTAGCCAGGTGCACTCACCCCTGGTCACTTCACCCTCCGCCAACCTCAAGTCACCCCAGACTCCCTCGCAGATGGTGCCCTTACCTTCTGCCAACCCACCAGGACCTCTCAAGTCGCCCCAGGTCCTCAGCTCCTCCCTCAATGTCCGTTCACCCACTGGCTCACCAAGCAGGCTCAAGTCTCCCTCCATGGCGGTGCCTTCTCCAGGCTGGGTTGCTTCGCCCAAGACAGCCATGCCCAGCCCTGGGGTCTCCCAGAATAAGCAGCCGCCTCTCAACATGAACTCTTCCTCCACCCTGGGCAACATGGAACAGG GTGCCCTCCCGCCTAGCGGCCCCCGGAGCAGCTCCTCAGCGCCTCCCGCCAATCCTCCCAGCGGCCTCATGAACCCCAGCCTACCATTCACTTCCTCCCCCGATCCCACACCTTCCCAGAACCCCCTGTCACTGATGATGTCCCAGATGTCCAAGTACGCCATGCCCAGCTCCACCCCGCTCTACCACAATGCTATCAAGACCATCGCCACCTCAGACGACGAGCTGCTGCCTGACCGGCCCCTGCTACCCCCTCCACCACCACCGCAGGGCTCCGGGCCAG GCATCAGCAACAACCAGCCCAACCAGATGCACCTGAACTCCgctgctgcccagagccccatGGGCATGAATCTGCCAGGCCAGCAGCCCCTGTCCCATGAGCCCCCACCTACCATGttgccctctcccacccctctggGCTCCAACATTCCACTGCACCCCAACGCACAGGCGACAGGAGGGCCTCCCCAAAACTCAATGATGATAGCTCCAGGGGGCCCAGACTCCCTGAGTGCCCCCTGTGGCCCTGTGCCCAGCTCCTCCCAAATGATGCCCTTCCCCCCTCGGCTGCAGCAGCCCCATGGTGCCATGGCCCCTGCtgcgggtgggggcggggggccTGGCCTGCAGCAGCACTACCCTTCAGGCATGCCCCTGCCTCCAGAGGACCTGCCCACCCAGCCGCCGGGTCCCATGCCCTCCCAACAGCATCTGATGGGCAAAGGCATGGCTGGGCGCATGGGAGACGCATACCCACCGGGGGTACTCCCTGGGGTGGCATCAGTGCTGAACGACCCTGAGCTGAGCGAGGTGATCCGGCCCACCCCGACGGGGATCCCTGAGTTCGACTTGTCAAGGATCATCCCCTCTGAGAAGCCAAGCAGCACCCTCCAGTACTTCCCCAAGAGTGAGAACCAGCCCCCCAAGGCCCAGCCCCCCAATCTGCATCTCATGAACCTGCAGAACATGATGGCGGAGCAGACCCCCTCTCGGCCCCCCAACCTCCCGGGCCAGCAGGGCGTCCAGCGGGGGCTCAACATGTCCATGTGCCACCCCGGACAGATGTCCTTGCTGGGCAGGACAGGTGTGCCCCCACAGCAGGGCATGGTGCCCCATGGCCTGCACCAGGGGGTCATGTCCCCACCACAAGGCCTCATGACCCAGCAGAATTTCATGCTGATGAAGCAACGGGGTGTGGGGGGCGAGGTCTACAGCCAGCCCCCCCATATGCTCTCCCCACAGGGCTCCCTCATGGGCCCCCCACCCCAGCAGAACCTCATGGTGTCCCACCCCCTGCGGCAGCGCAGTGTGTCTCTGGACAGCCAGATGGGCTACCTCCCGGCGCCGGGCAGCATGGCCAACCTGCCCTTCTAG
- the Bcl9l gene encoding B-cell CLL/lymphoma 9-like protein isoform X1 encodes MRILANKTRLPHPRRREAPGSPPLSPRGHCPPAPAKPMHPENKLTNHGKTGNGGAQSQHQNVNQGPTCNLGSKGVGAGSHGAKANQISPSNSSLKNPQAGVPPFSSLKGKVKRERSVSVDSGEQREAGTPSLDSEAKEVAPRSKRRCVLERKQPYSGDEWCSGPDSEEDDKPIGATHNCNVADPAMAAPQLGPGQTAQLPLSESSAPGPPHGPPPGLRPDASGGGGGGVPGKPPSQFVYVFTTHLANTAAEAVLQGRADSILAYHQQNVPRAKLDQAPKVPPTPEPLPLSTPSAGTPQSQPPPLPPPPPPAPGSAPPALPPEGPPEDTNQDLAPNSVGAASTGGGTGGTHPNTPTAATTNNPLPPGGDPSSAPGPALLGEAAPTGNGQRSLVGSEGLSKEQLEHRERSLQTLRDIERLLLRSGETEPFLKGPPGAAGEGGPPAQAPPAPQQPPTAPPSGLKKYEEPLQSMISQTQSLGGPPLEHEVPGHPPGGDMGQQMNMMMQRLGQDSLTPEQVAWRKLQEEYYEEKRRKEEQIGLHGGRPLQDMMGMGGMMVRGPPPPYHSKPGDQWPPGMGAQLRGPMDVQDPMQLRGGPPFPGPRFPGNQMQRVPGFGGMQSMPMEVPMNAMQRPVRPGMGWTEDLPPMGGPSNFAQNAVPYPGGQGEAERFMTPRVREELLRHQLLEKRSMGMQRPLGMAGSNMGQSMEMERMMQAHRQMDPAMFPGQMSGGEGLAGTPIGMEFGGGRGLLSPPMAQSGLREVDPPMGPGNLNMNMNVNMNMNMNLNVQMTPQQQMLMSQKMRGPGDMMGPQGLSPEEMARVRAQNSSGMMGGPQKMLMPSQFPNQGQQGFSGGQAPYQAMPQDMGNTQDMFSPDQSSMPMGTVGTTRLSHMPLPPASNPPPGSVHSAPNRGLGRRPSDLTISINQMGSPGMGHLKSPTLSQVHSPLVTSPSANLKSPQTPSQMVPLPSANPPGPLKSPQVLSSSLNVRSPTGSPSRLKSPSMAVPSPGWVASPKTAMPSPGVSQNKQPPLNMNSSSTLGNMEQGALPPSGPRSSSSAPPANPPSGLMNPSLPFTSSPDPTPSQNPLSLMMSQMSKYAMPSSTPLYHNAIKTIATSDDELLPDRPLLPPPPPPQGSGPGISNNQPNQMHLNSAAAQSPMGMNLPGQQPLSHEPPPTMLPSPTPLGSNIPLHPNAQATGGPPQNSMMIAPGGPDSLSAPCGPVPSSSQMMPFPPRLQQPHGAMAPAAGGGGGPGLQQHYPSGMPLPPEDLPTQPPGPMPSQQHLMGKGMAGRMGDAYPPGVLPGVASVLNDPELSEVIRPTPTGIPEFDLSRIIPSEKPSSTLQYFPKSENQPPKAQPPNLHLMNLQNMMAEQTPSRPPNLPGQQGVQRGLNMSMCHPGQMSLLGRTGVPPQQGMVPHGLHQGVMSPPQGLMTQQNFMLMKQRGVGGEVYSQPPHMLSPQGSLMGPPPQQNLMVSHPLRQRSVSLDSQMGYLPAPGSMANLPF; translated from the exons ATGAGGATCCTGGCTAACAAGACAAG GTTACCCCACCCCAGGAGGAGAGAAGCTCCAGGGAGCCCGCCGCTGTCTCCCCGCGGCCACTGCCCCCCTGCCCCAGCCAAGCCAATGCACCCAGAAAATAAATTGACCAATCATGGCAAGACAGGGAATGGCGGGGCCCAATCCCAGCACCAGAATGTGAACCAAGGACCCACCTGCAACCTGGGCTCGAAGGGCGTGGGGGCGGGGAGCCATGGGGCCAAAGCCAACCAGATCTCACCTAGCAACTCAAGTCTGAAGAACCCCCAAGCAGGGGTGCCCCCTTTCAGCTCCCTCAAAGGCAAGGTGAAGCGGGAGCGGAGCGTGTCTGTGGACTCTGGAGAGCAGCGGGAGGCTGGGACCCCATCCCTGGATTCAGAGGCCAAAG AGGTGGCACCCCGGAGTAAGCGGCGCTGTGTCCTGGAGCGGAAGCAGCCATACAGCGGGGACGAATGGTGCTCTGGACCTGACAGCGAAGAGGATGACAAGCCCATTGGGGCCACCCACA ATTGTAATGTAGCAGACCCAGCCATGGCGGCCCCACAGCTGGGTCCTGGCCAAACTGCCCAACTGCCCCTCAGTGAGAGCAGTGCACCAGGCCCTCCACATGGCCCCCCACCAGGCCTTCGTCCTGATGcctctgggggtgggggcgggggcgtCCCTGGAAAGCCCCCCTCGCAGTTCGTGTATGTCTTCACCACACACCTGGCCAACAC GGCTGCGGAGGCGGTGTTGCAGGGCCGGGCAGACTCCATCCTCGCCTACCACCAGCAGAACGTGCCCCGGGCCAAGCTTGACCAG GCCCCCAAAGTGCCACCCACCCCAGAACCGCTGCCCCTGAGCACACCGTCAGCAGGTACCCCACAGTCCCAGCCACCTCCACTGCCGCCTccaccacccccagcccctggcagtgCACCCCCTGCTCTGCCCCCGGAGGGACCTCCTGAGGACACCAATCAGGACCTGGCCCCCAACTCAGTGGGAGCTGCCAGCACAGGTGGTGGGACCGGGGGCACCCACCCTAACACCCCGACGGCTGCCACCACGAACAACCCTCTGCCTCCCGGAGGAGACCCCAGCAGTGCCCCAGGCCCCGCCCTGCTGGGGGAGGCTGCACCCACCGGCAATGGGCAGCGCAGCCTGGTGGGCTCCGAGGGCCTGTCCAAAGAGCAACTGGAGCATCGTGAGCGTTCCCTGCAGACGCTGAGAGACATTGAGAGGCTGCTGCTCCGCAGCGGAGAGACTGAGCCCTTCCTCAAGGGGCCCCCAGGAGCAGCCGGCGAGGGGGGCCCACCAGCACAAGCCCCTCCTGCCCCCCAGCAGCCACCCACAGCCCCTCCCAGTGGGCTAAAGAAATATGAGGAGCCCTTGCAGTCCATGATTTCACAGACACAGAGCCTCGGAGGTCCACCACTGGAGCATGAAGTGCCTGGGCACCCCCCAGGAGGGGACATGGGGCAGCAGATGAACATGATGATGCAGAGGCTAGGCCAAGATAGCCTGACGCCCGAGCAGGTGGCGTGGCGGAAGCTGCAGGAAGAGTACTATGAGGAGAAGCGGCGGAAAGAGGAGCAGATTGGACTGCATGGGGGCCGCCCTCTGCAGGACATGATGGGCATGGGAGGCATGATGGTGAGGGGGCCCCCGCCTCCCTACCACAGCAAGCCTGGGGACCAGTGGCCACCTGGAATGGGCGCACAGCTGCGGGGGCCTATGGATGTCCAAGATCCCATGCAGCTTCGGGGCGGACCTCCCTTCCCTGGTCCCCGTTTCCCAGGCAACCAGATGCAACGGGTACCTGGGTTTGGGGGCATGCAGAGTATGCCCATGGAGGTGCCCATGAACGCCATGCAGAGGCCTGTGAGGCCAGGCATGGGCTGGACTGAAGACTTGCCCCCTATGGGGGGACCCAGCAATTTTGCCCAGAATGCTGTGCCCTACCCAGGTGGGCAGGGTGAGGCGGAGCGATTCATGACCCCTCGGGTTCGGGAGGAGCTGCTGCGGCACCAGTTGCTGGAGAAGCGATCGATGGGCATGCAGCGGCCCCTTGGCATGGCCGGCAGCAACATGGGGCAAAGCATGGAGATGGAGCGAATGATGCAAGCACATCGACAGATGGATCCTGCCATGTTTCCTGGGCAGATGTCTGGTGGCGAGGGCCTGGCAGGAACACCCATCGGCATGGAGTTTGGTGGAGGTCGGGGCCTCCTGAGCCCCCCCATGGCGCAATCTGGGCTGAGGGAGGTGGACCCACCCATGGGGCCAGGCAACCTCAACATGAACATGAACGTGAACATGAACATGAACATGAACCTGAACGTGCAGATGACCCCGCAGCAGCAAATGTTGATGTCGCAGAAGATGCGGGGTCCTGGGGACATGATGGGGCCTCAGGGCCTCAGTCCTGAGGAGATGGCCCGGGTTCGGGCTCAGAATAGCAGTGGCATGATGGGCGGCCCACAGAAGATGTTAATGCCTTCACAGTTTCCCAACCAGGGCCAGCAGGGATTCTCTGGGGGCCAGGCACCCTACCAAGCCATGCCCCAGGACATGGGCAACACCCAAGACATGTTCAGCCCTGACCAGAGCTCAATGCCCATGGGCACTGTGGGCACCACTCGGCTCAGCCACATGCCTCTGCCCCCTGCATCCAATCCTCCTCCTGGGTCTGTGCATTCAGCCCCCAATCGGGGACTGGGCAGACGGCCTTCAGACCTCACCATCAGTATTAATCAGATGGGCTCGCCAGGGATGGGGCACCTGAAGTCACCTACTCTTAGCCAGGTGCACTCACCCCTGGTCACTTCACCCTCCGCCAACCTCAAGTCACCCCAGACTCCCTCGCAGATGGTGCCCTTACCTTCTGCCAACCCACCAGGACCTCTCAAGTCGCCCCAGGTCCTCAGCTCCTCCCTCAATGTCCGTTCACCCACTGGCTCACCAAGCAGGCTCAAGTCTCCCTCCATGGCGGTGCCTTCTCCAGGCTGGGTTGCTTCGCCCAAGACAGCCATGCCCAGCCCTGGGGTCTCCCAGAATAAGCAGCCGCCTCTCAACATGAACTCTTCCTCCACCCTGGGCAACATGGAACAGG GTGCCCTCCCGCCTAGCGGCCCCCGGAGCAGCTCCTCAGCGCCTCCCGCCAATCCTCCCAGCGGCCTCATGAACCCCAGCCTACCATTCACTTCCTCCCCCGATCCCACACCTTCCCAGAACCCCCTGTCACTGATGATGTCCCAGATGTCCAAGTACGCCATGCCCAGCTCCACCCCGCTCTACCACAATGCTATCAAGACCATCGCCACCTCAGACGACGAGCTGCTGCCTGACCGGCCCCTGCTACCCCCTCCACCACCACCGCAGGGCTCCGGGCCAG GCATCAGCAACAACCAGCCCAACCAGATGCACCTGAACTCCgctgctgcccagagccccatGGGCATGAATCTGCCAGGCCAGCAGCCCCTGTCCCATGAGCCCCCACCTACCATGttgccctctcccacccctctggGCTCCAACATTCCACTGCACCCCAACGCACAGGCGACAGGAGGGCCTCCCCAAAACTCAATGATGATAGCTCCAGGGGGCCCAGACTCCCTGAGTGCCCCCTGTGGCCCTGTGCCCAGCTCCTCCCAAATGATGCCCTTCCCCCCTCGGCTGCAGCAGCCCCATGGTGCCATGGCCCCTGCtgcgggtgggggcggggggccTGGCCTGCAGCAGCACTACCCTTCAGGCATGCCCCTGCCTCCAGAGGACCTGCCCACCCAGCCGCCGGGTCCCATGCCCTCCCAACAGCATCTGATGGGCAAAGGCATGGCTGGGCGCATGGGAGACGCATACCCACCGGGGGTACTCCCTGGGGTGGCATCAGTGCTGAACGACCCTGAGCTGAGCGAGGTGATCCGGCCCACCCCGACGGGGATCCCTGAGTTCGACTTGTCAAGGATCATCCCCTCTGAGAAGCCAAGCAGCACCCTCCAGTACTTCCCCAAGAGTGAGAACCAGCCCCCCAAGGCCCAGCCCCCCAATCTGCATCTCATGAACCTGCAGAACATGATGGCGGAGCAGACCCCCTCTCGGCCCCCCAACCTCCCGGGCCAGCAGGGCGTCCAGCGGGGGCTCAACATGTCCATGTGCCACCCCGGACAGATGTCCTTGCTGGGCAGGACAGGTGTGCCCCCACAGCAGGGCATGGTGCCCCATGGCCTGCACCAGGGGGTCATGTCCCCACCACAAGGCCTCATGACCCAGCAGAATTTCATGCTGATGAAGCAACGGGGTGTGGGGGGCGAGGTCTACAGCCAGCCCCCCCATATGCTCTCCCCACAGGGCTCCCTCATGGGCCCCCCACCCCAGCAGAACCTCATGGTGTCCCACCCCCTGCGGCAGCGCAGTGTGTCTCTGGACAGCCAGATGGGCTACCTCCCGGCGCCGGGCAGCATGGCCAACCTGCCCTTCTAG